A region of Thermococcus barossii DNA encodes the following proteins:
- the hydD gene encoding NADPH-dependent hydrogenase/sulfhydrogenase 1 subunit delta yields MEKKVRIGFYALTSCYGCQLQLAMMDELLQLLPHAEIVCWFMVERDSYEDEPVDIAFIEGSVSTEEEIELVKKIRENAKIVVAVGSCAVHGGVQSWEKDKSLEELWKTVYGDGKVKFEPKMAEPVENYIKVDYRIYGCPPEKKDFLYAIGTFLVGSWPEDIDYPVCVECRLKGHPCILIEKGEPCLGPITRAGCDARCPGFGVACIGCRGAIGYDVAWFDSLAKTFKEKGLTKEEILERMKMFNAHNPKLEEMVEKIFQGVEE; encoded by the coding sequence TGGAGAAGAAGGTCAGGATTGGATTTTACGCTCTCACCTCATGCTACGGCTGTCAGCTCCAGCTGGCCATGATGGACGAGCTCCTCCAGCTGCTCCCGCACGCTGAAATCGTCTGCTGGTTCATGGTCGAGAGGGACAGCTACGAGGACGAGCCGGTGGACATAGCCTTCATCGAGGGAAGCGTCTCCACCGAGGAAGAGATTGAGCTCGTCAAGAAGATACGCGAGAACGCGAAGATAGTCGTCGCCGTCGGCTCCTGTGCCGTCCACGGCGGTGTGCAGAGCTGGGAGAAAGATAAGAGCCTTGAGGAGCTCTGGAAGACCGTCTACGGCGACGGAAAGGTCAAGTTCGAGCCGAAGATGGCCGAGCCGGTCGAGAACTACATTAAGGTTGACTACCGCATCTACGGCTGCCCGCCGGAGAAGAAGGACTTCCTCTACGCGATAGGCACCTTCCTCGTCGGCTCCTGGCCGGAGGACATCGACTACCCCGTCTGCGTTGAGTGCAGGCTGAAGGGACACCCGTGCATTCTCATTGAGAAAGGCGAACCGTGCCTTGGACCGATAACCAGGGCCGGCTGCGACGCGAGATGCCCTGGATTTGGGGTAGCATGCATCGGTTGCCGCGGCGCGATAGGCTACGATGTTGCTTGGTTCGACTCACTGGCCAAGACATTCAAGGAGAAGGGACTCACCAAGGAGGAGATACTGGAGCGCATGAAGATGTTCAACGCCCACAACCCGAAGCTCGAAGAGATGGTTGAGAAGATATTCCAGGGGGTGGAAGAATGA
- the hydA gene encoding NADPH-dependent hydrogenase/sulfhydrogenase 1 subunit alpha, translated as MKSLYLPITVDHIARVEGKGGVEIIVGDEGVKEVKLNIIEGPRFFEAITVGKKLDEALAVYPRICSFCSAAHKLTAVEAAEKAIGFEPREEIQALREVLYIGDMIESHALHLYLLVLPDYLGYSNPLKMVDEYKKEIGIALDLKNLGSWMMDELGARAIHQENVVLGGFGKLPGRATLEKMKRRLQEALPKAEYTFELFSKLEQYEEVEGPIIHMAVKPRDDVYGIYGDAISVSDGFEFPSEDYKKHMVERVVEHSFAKHSFYNDEKPFMTGAISRVVNHADKLYGRAKELYESHKDLLRSTNPFANNLAQALELVYFTERAIDLIDEALAKWSIRPRDEVEIRDGFGVSTTEAPRGILVYALEVKDGRVAYADIITPTAFNLAMMEVHVRMMAEKHYNDDPERLKYLAEMVVRAYDPCISCSVHVARL; from the coding sequence ATGAAGAGCCTCTACCTTCCGATCACCGTTGACCACATAGCGCGCGTTGAGGGCAAGGGCGGTGTGGAGATCATAGTGGGCGACGAGGGGGTCAAGGAGGTCAAGCTCAACATCATAGAGGGGCCAAGGTTCTTCGAGGCCATCACCGTGGGTAAGAAGCTCGACGAGGCCCTGGCGGTCTACCCGAGGATATGCTCATTCTGTTCGGCTGCCCACAAGCTCACCGCGGTGGAAGCCGCTGAAAAGGCGATTGGCTTTGAACCGCGCGAGGAAATCCAAGCGCTCAGGGAGGTTCTCTACATCGGTGACATGATAGAGAGCCACGCGCTCCACCTGTACCTCCTCGTCCTCCCGGACTACCTCGGCTACTCCAACCCGCTCAAGATGGTGGACGAGTACAAGAAGGAGATAGGCATAGCCCTCGATCTCAAGAATCTCGGAAGCTGGATGATGGATGAGCTCGGTGCGAGGGCAATACACCAGGAGAACGTCGTTCTCGGAGGCTTCGGCAAGCTGCCCGGCAGGGCTACCCTTGAGAAGATGAAGAGGCGCCTCCAGGAGGCCCTCCCGAAGGCCGAGTACACCTTCGAGCTGTTCTCCAAGCTTGAGCAGTATGAGGAGGTCGAGGGACCGATAATCCACATGGCCGTAAAGCCGAGGGATGACGTGTATGGAATCTACGGTGACGCCATAAGTGTCAGCGATGGCTTTGAGTTCCCGAGCGAGGACTACAAGAAGCACATGGTTGAGCGGGTTGTGGAGCACAGCTTCGCCAAGCACAGCTTCTATAACGACGAGAAGCCCTTCATGACGGGAGCCATATCGCGCGTCGTCAATCATGCAGATAAGCTCTACGGAAGGGCAAAGGAGCTCTACGAGAGCCACAAGGACTTACTCAGGTCGACCAACCCCTTCGCCAACAACCTCGCCCAGGCCCTTGAGCTGGTCTACTTCACCGAAAGGGCGATAGACCTCATAGACGAGGCCCTGGCGAAGTGGTCGATAAGGCCGAGGGACGAGGTCGAGATAAGGGACGGGTTCGGCGTTTCCACCACGGAGGCACCGCGCGGAATACTCGTCTATGCCCTTGAGGTCAAAGACGGAAGGGTGGCTTACGCGGATATCATAACGCCCACGGCCTTCAACCTCGCCATGATGGAAGTCCACGTGAGGATGATGGCCGAGAAGCACTACAACGACGACCCGGAGAGGCTCAAGTACCTCGCGGAGATGGTAGTTAGGGCCTACGACCCGTGCATCTCTTGTTCAGTGCACGTGGCGAGGCTTTAG